One Parageobacillus sp. KH3-4 genomic region harbors:
- a CDS encoding ATP-binding protein, producing MRKISFKLGLLFFLFVLGIEAILFASLYVTLVHSRINEEFEQLLARGNSHRDVLEKNYDPSTLEHVTMMESEAETDVVITDDKGKILYFSDHILPFAKKIIKKANKQIPDDGMIVQKNWQKASHISTVSPIRIDGKIKGYVYMFQNTDSIQNMIDKLKHHFMMVGILSVFLTIITIALLSRVITIPLIRMKEATEKLSKGDFSVHLQVKGEDELAELGKAIQTLARDLEYLKKERNEFLASISHELRTPLTYVKGYADIARRPNMEEEERNRYLSIIYEEAEHMQKLVKDLFELAKMDQHSFQIHKEPTNLYAFLKKLHDKMHPAFQANKMSLVYRCEKSITVHIDQKRFEQVMMNLLDNALKYSDQGSTVSIDVRAEKNNIVMIVSDEGRGIPEEDLPHIFERFYRVDKSRSRTSGGTGLGLAIAKEIVEAHGGSIYAASEYGKGTNIIITLPEG from the coding sequence ATGAGGAAAATTTCGTTTAAATTAGGGTTATTATTTTTTCTGTTTGTATTAGGAATAGAGGCGATTTTATTTGCGTCACTATATGTTACTCTGGTTCATTCTCGAATTAATGAGGAATTTGAACAGCTGTTAGCAAGAGGAAACAGCCACCGCGATGTGTTAGAAAAAAATTATGATCCTTCTACGTTAGAACATGTCACCATGATGGAGTCTGAAGCGGAGACGGACGTCGTTATTACAGATGACAAGGGGAAGATCTTGTATTTTTCGGATCATATTTTACCGTTTGCTAAAAAAATCATAAAAAAAGCAAATAAACAAATTCCCGATGACGGGATGATCGTGCAAAAAAATTGGCAAAAAGCGTCGCATATTTCAACGGTAAGCCCGATTCGAATTGACGGCAAGATCAAAGGGTATGTCTATATGTTCCAAAACACGGATTCCATCCAAAATATGATTGATAAGTTAAAGCATCATTTCATGATGGTCGGAATTCTTTCGGTATTTTTAACGATTATTACGATCGCCCTCTTATCAAGAGTCATTACCATTCCGCTTATTCGCATGAAAGAGGCGACTGAAAAATTGAGTAAAGGGGATTTTTCTGTTCATTTGCAAGTAAAAGGGGAAGATGAATTAGCGGAGCTGGGGAAAGCCATTCAAACATTGGCGAGGGATTTAGAATACTTAAAAAAAGAGAGAAACGAATTTCTTGCCAGCATTTCTCATGAGCTTCGCACCCCTCTCACTTATGTAAAAGGGTATGCGGACATCGCTAGGAGACCAAATATGGAGGAAGAAGAGAGAAATCGGTATTTGTCCATTATCTACGAAGAAGCAGAGCATATGCAAAAGCTGGTGAAGGATCTTTTTGAATTGGCGAAGATGGATCAACATTCCTTTCAAATCCATAAGGAGCCGACAAATTTATATGCTTTCTTGAAAAAATTGCATGACAAAATGCATCCTGCGTTTCAAGCAAACAAAATGTCACTTGTATATCGATGTGAAAAAAGCATTACCGTCCATATCGACCAAAAACGTTTTGAACAAGTGATGATGAATTTGTTGGACAATGCTTTAAAATATTCCGATCAAGGTTCCACCGTCTCTATCGATGTAAGAGCGGAGAAAAACAACATTGTGATGATTGTTTCCGACGAAGGCAGAGGGATCCCTGAAGAGGATTTGCCGCATATTTTTGAGCGTTTTTACCGAGTGGATAAATCAAGATCAAGAACCAGCGGCGGAACAGGACTGGGGCTGGCCATCGCCAAGGAAATTGTGGAAGCGCACGGAGGCTCGATTTACGCCGCCAGTGAATATGGAAAAGGAACAAACATAATCATTACATTGCCGGAGGGATGA
- a CDS encoding response regulator transcription factor gives MYTILLVDDEKRMLELLDLYLSPKGYHCVKCESGWAALQYLENHKADLVLLDIMMPELDGWETCKRIREFSDVPIIMVTARDQTLDIVKGLNIGADDYITKPFDEAELLARIEAVLRRSVGKRSKIEFQGLVWDEDEHKAHYQNEPIFLTPKEFAILGLFLKHPNRVFSREQIIVSLWGYNANTEERTIDSHVKNIREKLRQVGFPIDQFLQTVWGVGYKWEA, from the coding sequence ATGTACACGATTTTGCTCGTTGACGACGAAAAACGAATGTTAGAGTTACTGGATCTTTATCTTTCGCCGAAAGGATATCATTGTGTCAAGTGCGAGTCCGGTTGGGCAGCGCTGCAGTACTTAGAAAATCACAAAGCGGATTTGGTCTTGCTGGACATTATGATGCCGGAACTGGATGGTTGGGAAACGTGTAAACGAATTAGAGAATTTTCCGATGTCCCTATTATTATGGTGACTGCAAGAGATCAAACGTTAGATATCGTCAAAGGGCTCAATATCGGGGCGGATGATTACATCACCAAACCGTTTGACGAAGCCGAGCTTCTTGCCCGCATCGAAGCAGTGTTGCGCCGTTCGGTGGGGAAACGATCGAAAATAGAATTTCAAGGGTTAGTGTGGGATGAAGATGAACATAAAGCCCACTATCAAAACGAACCGATTTTTCTAACGCCAAAAGAGTTTGCCATATTAGGGCTGTTTTTGAAGCATCCAAACAGAGTGTTCAGCAGAGAACAAATCATCGTGTCTTTATGGGGCTATAACGCAAACACAGAAGAGCGCACCATAGACTCTCATGTCAAAAATATCAGAGAAAAGCTGAGACAAGTTGGATTTCCGATCGATCAATTTCTGCAAACCGTTTGGGGAGTAGGATATAAATGGGAGGCATAA